From the Bacillota bacterium genome, one window contains:
- a CDS encoding RtcB family protein, whose translation MADGWKGPLERVDEFRWRIPVTYKAGMRVPGMIYADERHVDHIREDQAPEQVANAAFLPGMVGMSLAMPDIHWGYGFAIGGVGATLADEGAISPGGVGFDINCGVRLLRTNLFEDEVRACLEPLVNQLFRDIPSGVGSTGVIKLGKNDTAEVLEKGALWAVENGYGWPRDLDHTEERGAMKGADAGKVSDKAIKRGMPQLGTLGSGNHFLEVQVVDQVFDSALAERFGLSVGQVVVMIHSGSRGLGHQVCTDYLARMEQAIKKYGITIPDRQLACAPLSSPEGRDYFAAMACAANYAWANRQCIMHWTREAFAKVFRRSPEDLGMELIYDVAHNIAKIEDHVVDGKRRRVCVHRKGATRAFPAGHPDVPADYRETGQPVLVPGDMGRNSYLLVGTQRAMEETFGSTCHGAGRVMSRAAAKKAVSGAALQAELRERGIIVKAASRGALAEETPEAYKDVNEVVHVCHGAGISHKVARMKPLGVVKG comes from the coding sequence ATGGCTGACGGATGGAAAGGCCCTCTTGAGCGGGTGGACGAGTTTCGCTGGCGCATCCCAGTGACCTACAAGGCGGGCATGAGGGTGCCCGGCATGATCTACGCGGACGAACGGCACGTGGACCATATCCGCGAGGATCAGGCTCCCGAGCAGGTTGCTAACGCTGCTTTTCTGCCGGGCATGGTGGGCATGTCCCTTGCTATGCCCGACATTCATTGGGGTTACGGATTCGCGATAGGCGGCGTGGGGGCGACCCTCGCTGACGAAGGGGCCATCTCACCAGGCGGCGTCGGATTCGACATAAACTGCGGCGTGCGGCTCCTCCGAACCAACCTCTTCGAGGACGAGGTGCGTGCGTGCCTCGAGCCTCTGGTGAACCAGCTCTTTCGGGATATTCCGTCGGGCGTGGGTTCGACCGGCGTGATCAAGCTGGGGAAGAACGACACGGCCGAGGTCCTCGAGAAGGGCGCGCTCTGGGCGGTGGAGAACGGATACGGTTGGCCGCGGGACCTCGATCACACAGAAGAACGCGGCGCCATGAAGGGCGCTGACGCAGGCAAGGTAAGCGACAAAGCCATAAAGCGAGGCATGCCACAGCTCGGCACGCTCGGCTCGGGCAACCACTTTCTAGAGGTCCAGGTGGTGGACCAGGTCTTCGATAGCGCGTTGGCCGAGAGGTTCGGGCTTTCCGTTGGACAAGTCGTGGTGATGATCCATTCTGGTTCGCGCGGCCTCGGCCACCAAGTGTGCACCGATTACCTCGCCAGGATGGAGCAAGCCATAAAGAAGTACGGGATCACCATTCCCGATCGGCAGCTCGCCTGTGCTCCCTTGAGTTCGCCGGAGGGACGGGACTATTTCGCGGCCATGGCGTGCGCCGCCAACTATGCCTGGGCGAACCGTCAGTGCATCATGCACTGGACGCGCGAGGCTTTCGCGAAAGTGTTCAGGCGCTCGCCGGAAGACCTCGGCATGGAGCTTATCTACGACGTGGCGCACAACATCGCAAAGATCGAGGATCATGTGGTGGACGGAAAGAGGCGTCGTGTGTGCGTCCACCGCAAGGGCGCGACCAGGGCGTTTCCGGCGGGCCATCCCGACGTGCCCGCGGACTATCGCGAGACCGGGCAGCCCGTGCTAGTTCCGGGTGACATGGGCCGCAACTCTTACCTCCTCGTCGGGACGCAGCGCGCGATGGAGGAGACGTTTGGTTCGACCTGCCACGGTGCCGGACGCGTCATGAGCAGGGCGGCGGCGAAAAAGGCGGTGAGCGGCGCTGCGCTCCAGGCTGAGTTACGGGAGCGCGGGATCATCGTCAAGGCCGCCAGCAGGGGTGCGCTTGCGGAGGAGACGCCCGAAGCGTACAAAGACGTGAACGAGGTGGTGCATGTCTGTCACGGGGCAGGCATCTCCCACAAAGTCGCACGAATGAAGCCGCTTGGGGTCGTCAAGGGATAG
- a CDS encoding archease: MPNSYEILEHTADIGIRAWGRTLGEAFANMAMGMMSLIIPEHRLVLERDKRRVRASATDLEGLLVAWLEELVYLVDAERFLVARVEEISIVAPEGAGPGLQPGHAARLATGGDSPNTLDLGAGRPGSKWCAEGATESAGTWEVSALVWGESIDPARHPLEIEIKGVSYHMLKVERIAEPPGERAGEPAAAARGARGVACRPAREGRSDAWMAQAIFDV, from the coding sequence GTGCCCAACTCGTACGAGATCCTGGAGCATACCGCCGACATCGGCATCCGCGCCTGGGGGCGCACGCTCGGGGAGGCGTTCGCGAATATGGCGATGGGCATGATGTCGCTCATCATCCCCGAGCACAGGCTCGTCCTCGAAAGAGACAAGAGGCGGGTCAGGGCATCCGCGACCGACTTGGAAGGTCTGCTCGTGGCCTGGCTTGAAGAGCTGGTTTACTTGGTCGACGCAGAGAGGTTTCTCGTCGCAAGGGTGGAGGAGATCTCGATAGTAGCCCCGGAGGGAGCGGGGCCAGGGCTTCAGCCGGGACATGCGGCCCGGCTCGCGACCGGCGGCGACTCCCCCAACACCCTGGACCTGGGCGCTGGTAGACCCGGGTCCAAGTGGTGCGCGGAGGGAGCCACTGAGAGCGCAGGCACCTGGGAGGTAAGCGCGCTGGTATGGGGCGAGAGTATAGACCCGGCGCGACATCCTCTGGAGATCGAGATAAAGGGCGTTAGTTACCACATGCTCAAGGTTGAGAGAATCGCCGAGCCGCCAGGAGAACGTGCCGGAGAGCCGGCGGCGGCGGCACGAGGCGCGCGAGGGGTAGCCTGCCGCCCGGCCCGGGAAGGTCGCAGCGATGCGTGGATGGCGCAGGCCATATTCGACGTCTAG
- the gyrA gene encoding DNA gyrase subunit A: MVEPRDGKVIPINIEDEMKRSYLLYSMSVIVGRALPDVRDGLKPIHRRILYAMNELGLTSDKPHRKSATIVGEVMGKYHPHGDAAIYETLVRMAQDFSHRYPLIDGHGNFGSIDGDPPAAMRYTEARMARITSKLLADIDKDTVDFVPNFDESLKEPTVLPARFPNLLVNGSSGIAVGMATNIPPHNLGEVIDAVVMLIDNPDASIKELMTVIKGPDFPTGALIMGRGGIRDAYSTGRGSITIRARARIETSSSGKTRILVTEIPFQVNKARLIESIAELVRDKKIDGITDLRDESDREGMRIVIELRREANPNVVLNQLYKHTQMESTFGVIMLVLVDGQPRVLNLKETLHYYIEHQREVVTRRTKFELAKAEERAHILEGLKIALDNLDAIITLIRESRTPEIAKEGLMKTFMLSDKQAQAILDMRLQRLTGLERQKIEDEYIDIIKLIAKLKGILADEKKVLEVVKEELLALKAEYADPRRTEIAAAAGKLDVEDLIAEEDIVVTLTHQGYIKRLPLTTYRSQRRGGRGVTGMSTKEEDFVEHLFVTTTHEYILFFTNKGKVYSVKAYEVPEASRQARGTAVVNLIALSPGESIRAVIPIRDFADDKYLVMATSHGVIKKTALSMYDNVRRSGVIAIDLSEGDDLVSVKLTSGDQELIIVTAQGQSIRFRENEVRPLGRVARGVKAISLSKGDAVVGMDVVRQGCDLLVVTANGFGKRTPLAEYRLQSRGGRGIKTLKVTPKTGPAADVKVLTSDDELMLISAEGIIIRMNAADIPQQGRSTQGVRVMKLEPGDKVVSLAQVVGKNGG; encoded by the coding sequence TTGGTTGAACCTAGGGACGGGAAGGTTATCCCCATAAACATAGAAGACGAGATGAAGCGGTCCTACCTCCTGTACTCGATGAGCGTGATAGTGGGCAGGGCGCTTCCCGACGTGCGGGACGGGCTCAAGCCCATCCACCGGCGTATCCTGTACGCCATGAACGAGCTCGGGCTTACGTCAGACAAGCCCCACCGCAAGTCGGCGACGATCGTGGGCGAGGTGATGGGCAAGTACCATCCACACGGTGACGCCGCGATATACGAGACGCTCGTAAGGATGGCGCAGGATTTTTCGCACAGGTACCCGCTCATAGACGGTCACGGGAACTTTGGTTCCATCGACGGGGATCCGCCGGCTGCCATGCGCTACACAGAAGCGCGCATGGCAAGGATCACTTCGAAGCTCCTTGCCGACATCGACAAGGACACGGTGGACTTCGTTCCCAACTTCGACGAGTCTTTGAAGGAGCCCACGGTGCTCCCTGCGCGATTCCCGAACCTCCTTGTCAACGGCTCGTCCGGCATCGCGGTGGGAATGGCCACGAACATCCCTCCTCACAATCTCGGCGAGGTCATAGATGCCGTGGTCATGCTCATAGACAACCCCGATGCGTCCATCAAAGAGCTTATGACGGTCATAAAGGGGCCGGATTTTCCCACGGGCGCTCTCATAATGGGCAGGGGCGGCATACGGGATGCCTACTCCACGGGCCGCGGATCCATCACGATCAGGGCACGTGCGAGGATCGAGACTTCCTCAAGTGGAAAGACCAGGATTCTCGTGACGGAGATCCCGTTCCAGGTGAATAAGGCGAGGCTCATAGAGAGCATAGCAGAGCTTGTGCGGGACAAGAAGATCGACGGCATCACGGACCTTCGCGACGAGAGCGACAGGGAGGGGATGCGCATAGTCATCGAGCTCCGCCGCGAGGCCAACCCGAACGTCGTCCTGAACCAGTTGTACAAGCACACGCAGATGGAGTCCACGTTCGGCGTCATCATGCTCGTGCTCGTGGACGGGCAGCCCAGGGTGCTCAACCTGAAGGAGACCCTCCATTACTACATCGAGCATCAGAGAGAGGTCGTCACGAGGCGGACCAAGTTCGAGTTGGCGAAGGCCGAGGAAAGGGCACACATCCTGGAAGGCCTGAAAATAGCCCTCGATAATCTCGACGCCATAATCACGCTCATCCGCGAGTCGCGGACGCCTGAGATAGCCAAGGAAGGACTCATGAAGACCTTCATGCTGTCCGACAAACAGGCCCAGGCCATCCTCGACATGAGGTTGCAGCGCCTCACGGGCCTTGAGCGCCAGAAGATCGAGGACGAGTATATCGACATCATCAAGCTCATAGCCAAGCTCAAGGGCATCCTTGCCGATGAGAAGAAGGTTCTCGAGGTCGTCAAGGAGGAGCTGTTGGCCCTGAAGGCCGAGTATGCCGATCCGCGCCGTACCGAGATCGCGGCAGCCGCGGGCAAGCTCGACGTCGAGGACCTCATCGCGGAGGAAGACATCGTGGTGACCCTGACCCATCAGGGCTACATCAAGAGACTGCCCTTGACGACCTACCGCAGCCAGCGCAGGGGCGGGCGTGGCGTGACCGGCATGAGCACGAAAGAGGAAGACTTCGTGGAGCATCTCTTCGTGACGACGACCCATGAGTACATCCTCTTCTTCACGAACAAAGGGAAGGTATACTCGGTCAAGGCGTATGAGGTGCCGGAGGCGAGCCGCCAGGCGCGGGGCACGGCGGTCGTGAACCTCATCGCCCTTTCTCCGGGGGAGAGCATCCGGGCGGTCATACCCATCCGGGATTTCGCTGACGACAAGTACCTTGTGATGGCCACGAGCCACGGTGTCATCAAGAAGACGGCGCTTTCGATGTATGATAACGTCAGGCGCTCCGGCGTCATCGCTATCGACCTTTCTGAGGGCGATGACCTCGTGAGCGTCAAGCTGACCTCAGGCGACCAGGAGCTCATCATCGTGACCGCCCAGGGCCAGTCGATCCGATTCAGGGAGAACGAGGTGCGGCCGCTCGGCCGGGTCGCGCGCGGTGTCAAGGCCATCTCGCTCTCCAAGGGCGACGCGGTGGTCGGCATGGACGTCGTGAGGCAAGGCTGCGACTTATTGGTCGTCACGGCGAACGGCTTCGGGAAGCGTACGCCCCTTGCGGAATACAGGCTCCAGTCTCGGGGAGGCAGGGGCATCAAGACTCTCAAGGTGACGCCCAAGACGGGGCCGGCTGCCGACGTCAAGGTTCTTACCAGCGACGACGAGCTGATGCTCATCTCGGCGGAAGGCATAATAATTAGGATGAACGCCGCCGACATCCCGCAACAGGGGCGATCTACCCAGGGCGTGCGCGTGATGAAGCTCGAGCCTGGTGACAAGGTCGTATCCCTCGCCCAGGTGGTGGGCAAGAACGGCGGCTGA
- the gyrB gene encoding DNA topoisomerase (ATP-hydrolyzing) subunit B has protein sequence MSNVIGSGGNNQARYGAAPGAHPDRAHVDAPYGAEQIQVLEGLEAVRKRPSMYIGSTGVRGLHQLAYEVVDNSIDEALAGYCDAIDVTIGKDGSLRVVDNGRGIPVDIHPKTGRPAVEVVLTVLHAGGKFDGGAYRVSGGLHGVGVSVVNALSEWLEVEVRSGGKVYYQRYQRGKPVTDLKVKGTADSTGTTITFLPDRKIFETIEFNFDILVHRLRELAFLSRGVKISLSDERDGKRVEFQYDGGIVSFVEHLNKNRDPIHPEIFYVSRDVGDATVEVALQYNDGYVDNTFSFANFINTTEGGTHLSGFRSALTRTINDYARKTGMLKENEENLTGDDVREGLTAVVSVKLLAPQFEGQTKTKLGNTEIRGIVDSVVAEALAEFFEERPASARAIVEKCLSAARAREAARKAKELTRRKTALEVSSLPGKLADCSMREPELCELFLVEGESAGGSAKQGRDRRFQAIMPLRGKILNVEKARLDKILANEEIRAMITALGTGVGDDFDPSKLRYRKIVAMTDADVDGAHIRTLLLTFFYRYMRPLIENGNVYIAQPPLFRVRQGKKDFYAYSERELEAILQKVGRQGVTVQRYKGLGEMNAEQLWETTMNPETRTILQVSLEDAMAADEIFTTLMGDKVEPRREFIQQHAKEVTDLDI, from the coding sequence ATGAGTAATGTCATCGGCAGTGGAGGGAACAATCAAGCCCGCTACGGGGCCGCGCCAGGCGCCCATCCAGATAGAGCCCATGTTGACGCGCCGTACGGCGCGGAGCAGATCCAGGTGCTCGAAGGCCTCGAGGCCGTTCGGAAAAGGCCGAGCATGTATATCGGCAGCACCGGCGTGCGCGGGCTGCACCAGCTTGCCTACGAGGTCGTCGACAACAGCATCGACGAGGCCCTCGCGGGTTACTGCGACGCTATAGATGTGACCATCGGGAAGGACGGCTCTCTCCGAGTGGTCGACAACGGCAGGGGCATCCCGGTTGATATTCATCCGAAAACCGGGAGGCCAGCCGTTGAGGTGGTCCTCACGGTGCTTCACGCCGGAGGAAAGTTCGACGGCGGCGCGTATCGGGTCTCCGGTGGGCTCCATGGCGTGGGCGTATCAGTGGTGAACGCCCTTTCCGAGTGGCTCGAGGTTGAGGTGCGCTCTGGCGGTAAAGTATACTACCAGCGCTACCAGCGAGGAAAGCCCGTCACCGATCTCAAGGTGAAAGGAACCGCTGACAGCACGGGCACGACGATTACGTTCCTACCCGACCGCAAGATCTTCGAGACGATAGAGTTCAATTTCGACATCCTTGTCCATCGTCTGCGCGAGCTGGCGTTCCTCAGCCGTGGCGTGAAGATCAGCCTCTCGGATGAGCGGGACGGAAAAAGAGTCGAGTTCCAGTACGACGGGGGCATCGTTTCCTTCGTCGAGCACCTAAACAAGAACAGGGATCCCATTCACCCTGAGATATTCTACGTGTCGCGTGACGTCGGCGATGCCACGGTGGAGGTCGCCCTTCAGTACAACGATGGGTACGTGGACAACACGTTCTCATTCGCCAACTTCATCAACACTACCGAAGGCGGCACGCATTTGAGCGGCTTCCGCTCGGCGCTCACGCGTACCATCAACGACTACGCCAGAAAGACGGGGATGCTGAAGGAGAACGAGGAAAACCTCACCGGCGATGACGTGAGGGAGGGCCTTACCGCGGTCGTGAGCGTGAAACTGCTCGCGCCGCAGTTCGAGGGGCAGACGAAGACGAAGCTCGGCAACACCGAGATTCGGGGGATCGTCGACTCGGTGGTGGCCGAGGCTCTTGCGGAATTCTTCGAGGAGAGGCCGGCGAGCGCCAGGGCCATCGTGGAGAAATGCCTATCGGCCGCGCGCGCAAGGGAGGCTGCCCGGAAAGCCAAGGAGCTGACTCGACGCAAGACCGCGCTCGAAGTGTCATCGCTCCCCGGGAAGCTCGCTGACTGTTCGATGCGCGAGCCTGAGCTGTGCGAACTGTTCCTGGTGGAGGGGGAGTCCGCGGGAGGCAGCGCCAAGCAAGGCCGCGACAGGCGCTTTCAGGCCATCATGCCGCTGCGCGGCAAGATCCTGAACGTTGAGAAGGCGCGCCTCGACAAGATCCTCGCCAATGAGGAGATCAGGGCGATGATAACGGCCCTCGGAACGGGCGTCGGCGACGACTTTGACCCGTCCAAGCTGCGTTACCGCAAGATCGTGGCGATGACCGATGCGGACGTGGACGGTGCGCACATTCGAACGCTGCTTCTGACCTTCTTCTATCGATACATGAGGCCGCTCATAGAGAACGGGAACGTGTATATCGCCCAGCCCCCGCTCTTCCGGGTGCGCCAGGGCAAGAAGGATTTTTACGCATACAGCGAGAGGGAGCTCGAAGCCATCCTGCAGAAAGTGGGCAGGCAGGGCGTGACCGTGCAGAGGTACAAGGGTCTCGGTGAGATGAACGCGGAGCAGCTCTGGGAGACAACGATGAACCCGGAGACGCGCACGATTCTTCAGGTTTCGCTCGAGGACGCGATGGCCGCGGACGAGATCTTTACCACGCTGATGGGCGACAAGGTGGAGCCGCGACGCGAGTTCATCCAGCAACACGCCAAGGAGGTCACTGACCTGGACATATAG
- a CDS encoding DUF721 domain-containing protein, whose protein sequence is MVRLQQALDGGLKRLGIMRQVRRARAVDVWTEVVGPAAAQASRALSCRDGVLFVAVKSSVWANELSLLKADIIKKLNRQLGRGTIVDIRFQARSLGRDRRCDENAARCDASESSGPGAGAPNGRRGRGESRTDALASAEMKEIQALAAAIADPEVRAAFTRAAMAAALRARQDMDLGGPANVG, encoded by the coding sequence GTGGTGCGGCTGCAGCAGGCGCTTGATGGAGGCCTGAAACGCCTCGGCATTATGAGACAGGTGAGGCGAGCGCGGGCCGTCGACGTCTGGACAGAGGTCGTGGGGCCTGCTGCCGCTCAAGCGTCGAGAGCTTTGAGTTGCCGGGACGGTGTTCTTTTCGTGGCCGTGAAGAGCTCGGTCTGGGCGAACGAGCTCTCGCTCTTGAAGGCGGACATCATCAAGAAGCTCAACCGACAGCTCGGACGCGGCACGATCGTGGACATCCGGTTCCAGGCGAGGAGCCTGGGAAGGGACCGACGTTGCGACGAGAACGCAGCCCGGTGCGACGCAAGCGAGAGCAGCGGGCCCGGCGCAGGCGCGCCGAACGGCCGGCGCGGGCGCGGGGAGTCTCGCACGGACGCGCTCGCCAGCGCCGAAATGAAGGAGATCCAGGCTCTTGCTGCGGCGATCGCCGACCCTGAAGTGAGGGCGGCCTTCACCCGAGCTGCAATGGCGGCCGCGCTCAGGGCACGCCAAGACATGGACCTGGGCGGGCCGGCGAACGTGGGGTGA
- the recF gene encoding DNA replication/repair protein RecF has product MVLERLKLRHFRNYVTADLELFPGKNVLSGNNGQGKTNVLEAVYLCGTGSSYRTVRDADLITWGESAFYAACRFIRRKEPLVVEVGCTREAGKTVKINGVPQDSAFENICAANIVVFGPDDLRMIKGGPMERRRFLDTEIGAVSESYRRDLSAYRRILAQRNAYLKERRYDSPPAGKPDPALDVWDEQLAAAGTRVMLKRAEAIRKLSVLAKVAHRHISPDGTLEMVYRPSVFVNVGAAAKTRGEEGDTARRWEEAFHRELEKARPEELARGVTLVGPHRDEVAFVVDGVDMRVFGSQGQQRSVLLAVRLGELEFVKSEVGEDAILLLDDVSSELDPGKRQRLWEYLNDRVQTIVTTTDEKLLGDMGGPLKRFRVEAGRVEEVS; this is encoded by the coding sequence ATGGTCCTTGAGAGGCTGAAGCTCAGGCATTTCCGGAATTACGTCACGGCAGACCTGGAGCTATTTCCCGGGAAAAACGTGCTATCGGGCAACAACGGGCAGGGCAAGACCAACGTCCTGGAGGCCGTGTATCTCTGCGGCACCGGGTCGTCCTACCGGACGGTGCGTGACGCTGACCTCATCACGTGGGGCGAGAGCGCCTTCTACGCGGCATGTCGCTTCATCCGTAGAAAGGAGCCTCTCGTCGTGGAGGTAGGTTGCACGCGTGAAGCCGGTAAGACCGTGAAGATAAACGGCGTTCCGCAGGACTCGGCCTTTGAGAACATCTGCGCGGCGAACATCGTAGTGTTCGGCCCGGACGACCTTCGGATGATCAAAGGCGGCCCGATGGAACGGCGCCGCTTCCTCGACACGGAGATAGGTGCGGTGAGCGAGTCGTATCGCAGAGACCTCTCGGCGTACCGTAGGATCCTGGCACAGAGAAACGCCTATCTCAAGGAGAGGCGCTACGACTCCCCGCCAGCCGGCAAGCCTGACCCCGCCCTGGACGTGTGGGACGAGCAGCTCGCTGCCGCGGGCACCCGTGTCATGCTGAAGAGAGCCGAGGCGATAAGAAAGCTCTCGGTGCTCGCCAAGGTCGCGCATCGGCACATATCCCCGGACGGCACCCTTGAAATGGTCTATCGGCCCTCCGTCTTCGTGAACGTGGGAGCTGCTGCAAAAACGCGGGGCGAGGAAGGAGACACGGCGCGCAGGTGGGAGGAGGCTTTCCACCGCGAGCTCGAGAAGGCCCGTCCCGAGGAACTGGCGAGAGGTGTCACGCTCGTGGGCCCTCACCGGGACGAGGTGGCTTTCGTCGTCGACGGCGTGGACATGAGGGTCTTCGGCTCTCAGGGTCAGCAGCGCTCGGTCCTGCTTGCGGTGAGGCTGGGCGAGCTCGAATTCGTGAAGAGCGAGGTCGGGGAGGATGCCATCCTGCTGCTGGATGATGTTTCCAGCGAGCTGGACCCGGGAAAGAGACAACGACTCTGGGAGTATCTCAATGACCGCGTGCAGACTATCGTCACAACCACCGACGAGAAGCTGCTGGGTGACATGGGTGGGCCGCTCAAGCGATTCCGGGTGGAGGCAGGGCGAGTGGAAGAGGTGAGCTGA
- a CDS encoding RNA-binding S4 domain-containing protein has protein sequence MTVAKEPTRVHISGDTIRLDQFLKWAGVAQTGGQAKAVVLDGWVCVNGEQELRRGRKLHPGDIVAVTVTGNDGTVDGQGRRPVKTFEVVGAREGVVGAGEGSDGP, from the coding sequence ATGACAGTCGCGAAAGAGCCGACGAGAGTCCACATCTCTGGTGACACGATCAGGCTCGACCAGTTTCTGAAGTGGGCCGGCGTAGCCCAGACCGGGGGCCAAGCGAAAGCCGTGGTCCTGGACGGCTGGGTTTGCGTGAACGGCGAGCAGGAGCTGCGCCGCGGAAGAAAGCTCCACCCCGGCGACATCGTTGCTGTGACCGTCACAGGAAATGACGGGACGGTTGATGGCCAGGGAAGGCGTCCGGTGAAAACCTTCGAGGTTGTGGGCGCGCGAGAGGGCGTTGTGGGCGCGGGAGAGGGCAGCGATGGTCCTTGA
- the dnaN gene encoding DNA polymerase III subunit beta — MDNLDQMEQSTIETAGSEEGRPVGYPIRLSCDRDDLASAVATVQRAVSARTTLPILSGVLMETTSEGLRLVGTDLELSVETYMPVSVTSAAAMVLPARYLGEIVKRLPASEVTIDFDPGNRVATISSGKAVYSINSMDPAEFPLFPQVEGDVCWSVPGRDLAEFVRQTSFAAAVDENRPFLTGVLVSIGAGEARLVATDTFRLALRKVGLDGGQTGTAAGYPERGAVQMIVPARAFGEVGRIVQGEAAQVEVHASANQVAFRCRTTTIVSRLIDGQFPNYERVIPKVWKSRLLLKRASLLEAVERVAVLGKDEFGTVKLGYGGETLTITANAPEVGTAFEEIAVSRSEGEAGETTLRARYLLDVLRAVGDDELVLEVTGPVSPVVVKQPRPEGAGSEYLYLIMPVTVNA; from the coding sequence GTGGATAACCTTGATCAGATGGAGCAGTCAACTATCGAGACAGCAGGTTCAGAAGAGGGGAGACCGGTCGGATACCCGATTCGCCTTTCGTGTGACCGGGACGATTTGGCCTCGGCAGTGGCCACGGTGCAGCGCGCCGTGTCCGCCCGGACTACCCTGCCCATACTCTCGGGCGTGCTGATGGAGACCACGTCCGAAGGCCTTCGTCTCGTGGGGACCGACCTTGAGCTTTCCGTGGAGACGTACATGCCTGTGAGCGTCACGTCCGCGGCTGCGATGGTGCTCCCGGCCCGCTACTTGGGAGAGATAGTGAAGCGCCTTCCCGCTAGTGAGGTTACGATCGATTTCGATCCAGGCAACCGGGTTGCAACGATCTCCAGCGGCAAAGCGGTGTACAGCATCAACTCCATGGACCCCGCCGAGTTTCCCCTGTTTCCTCAGGTCGAGGGGGACGTATGCTGGAGCGTTCCGGGAAGGGATCTCGCCGAGTTCGTGAGGCAGACGTCGTTCGCAGCGGCCGTGGACGAGAATCGTCCCTTCCTGACCGGTGTGCTCGTGTCGATCGGGGCCGGCGAGGCGAGGCTCGTTGCGACTGACACATTCAGGCTTGCCCTCCGTAAAGTGGGGTTGGACGGCGGACAGACCGGCACCGCCGCGGGTTACCCCGAACGCGGCGCGGTCCAGATGATCGTCCCTGCCAGGGCCTTCGGCGAGGTCGGCAGGATCGTCCAGGGCGAGGCCGCACAGGTGGAGGTGCACGCCTCCGCCAACCAGGTGGCCTTCAGGTGCCGCACGACGACCATCGTTAGCCGGCTCATCGACGGGCAATTCCCCAACTACGAGCGGGTGATTCCAAAGGTGTGGAAGAGTCGTCTGCTCTTGAAGAGGGCAAGTCTCCTGGAGGCTGTCGAACGCGTCGCGGTGCTCGGGAAGGACGAATTCGGCACTGTCAAGCTAGGGTATGGGGGAGAGACCCTCACGATCACCGCCAACGCGCCCGAGGTAGGCACGGCTTTCGAGGAGATAGCGGTCTCGAGGAGCGAGGGAGAGGCAGGCGAGACGACTCTCCGCGCGCGGTACCTTCTGGACGTGCTGCGAGCCGTGGGCGATGACGAGCTTGTCCTCGAGGTCACGGGGCCCGTGAGCCCGGTGGTCGTAAAGCAACCGCGACCTGAAGGGGCCGGCAGTGAGTACCTGTACCTCATAATGCCGGTGACGGTGAACGCATGA